The following are encoded in a window of Narcine bancroftii isolate sNarBan1 chromosome 2, sNarBan1.hap1, whole genome shotgun sequence genomic DNA:
- the LOC138755048 gene encoding uncharacterized protein isoform X1, whose translation MMVQLVEKSKKKRQQIIKKLHFPKVQVLEPSYRKDTGTQHEMDPRREEQCSDVEFYVTSVEPPKEGAKQPLKQRVTQRHLSSVEVALQTASLEVQEPIQLDVLGEFNTLWTGENPSQRPPVIAGEAVAGVSTRSHTTRKATRMKEGIEDPLEKKQESVEPKSLPIEKIFVNLESKLSYTMQGLSKIMTELGTRFNTLVKIHSQQMAEFGAFMLEVRDKFNLCEEDRDEIRDQVFDVTKMVEDIQTQNKNLVKKIDYLENQSRRNNIKIIGLPEGMEGPDPRKFFTEWIPQVLGQEHFPEGIILEHAHRALRRRPISGPRPVLVRCLNYYNREIIL comes from the coding sequence atgatggtacaattggtggaaaagagcaaaaaaaaacgacaacagattatcaaaaaactacattttccaaaagttcaagttttggagcctagctacaggaaagacaccgggactcagcatgaaatggatcccaggagagaggaacagtgttcggatgtagagttttatgttacatcggtagagccccctaaagagggcgccaaacagcctttaaaacaaagagttactcaaaggcatttgtcatctgtagaggtggcgctgcaaactgcatctcttgaggtacaagaacctatacaacttgatgtactgggagaatttaatacattatggactggggaaaaccccagccagcgtcctccagtcattgctggagaggctgtggctggggtttccacacgcagtcatactacaaggaaggcaaccagaatgaaggaaggaatagaagatcctttggagaagaagcaggaatctgttgagccaaaatctcttccaattgaaaagatttttgtgaatcttgaatctaaattatcttatacaatgcagggattatccaagattatgactgaacttggtactaggtttaatactttggtgaaaatacattctcaacagatggctgagtttggagcttttatgcttgaagtgagagataaatttaatttgtgtgaagaagatagagacgaaatacgggatcaagtttttgatgtgaccaaaatggtcgaagacatacaaactcaaaataaaaatttggtgaaaaagattgattatttggaaaaccaatccagacggaacaatataaagattattggtttgccggaaggtatggagggaccagacccaagaaaattttttactgaatggattccgcaggtgctgggtcaagaacatttcccggaaggtataatactggaacatgctcacagagccttgcgtagaagacctatttcaggtccaagacctgttttggttcgttgcttgaattattacaacagagaaataattttatga